CATACATGGAAATTACGATCGCAATTGCATGGGTAAGCGTGGCATAGATAGTATTACTGACTGGGAATATAAAAATCATGGCGATCGCAATCAACAGCGCCACCGCGATCGGCCAAAACCCCGAAGCCAGAAATAATGCTGCCAGGGCTGCCGAGAAAAGCAGCAACATAAATCCTGCTGCGGTAATTTGTTTTTGCTCGGTTAAAAGCCAGGCCAAAGCACCAGCCACAGGAGCCGAGAGCGCAAATAGCCAGGCCAACCACAAAGTAGCAAAGGCGGTCAACAAACAGCCAATGATGGCATAGGCAATAAATAGAATGCTCAGGGGCAGGTAAGGCAGTTTGGAAACGTTGGGCATGGCAAGCTAGCAGTCACAGCAAAAGAGCAGGTCATGCTTACCACACTAACCACAGTGAAGCAAGGTGTATTTATGATTGGTGGCTACCAAAGCAAGCTGAAGGCCAACAGCACACAAGATCACAACAAGTATTCTGGCTCTGTTTTGGGATTACTCAGTGACTTAATTGCCTGAGTAGGCAGCACGATCGAAAACTTGGTACCCACCCCAACTTCGCTTTCCACCTCAATTTTGCCACCATGTAGCTCCACACATTTCTTGACGATCGCCAACCCCAACCCAGTGCCCTTAATATTGCCAACATTCTTACTGCGATAAAAGGCTTCAAATAGCCTGGGTAAATCAGCTTCTGAGATGCCAATGCCTTGATCTTCCACCACAAAATTAGCTTTATCTTCGTAGCAATGCAAGGTTAAATTGACGCTATGGTTTTTGGGTGAATATTTAGCAGCATTGGAAATCAGGTTGCTCAGAATGTGTCGAATCAGATTTTCATCCATTTCTACGATCGAATTGTTAAATTCACCCATCAACTGGATCGGGTTGCGATCGCCCAGTGACATCTGAAAGCTATCTACCAACTCCTGACAGAAATCTCCTAGTTTGAGCGGTTTGGGTTGATAATGCAGCGCCTTGGCCTCCGCCTTATTAAGCAACAACAGATCATCTAACATATTGACCATTTCTGAAACAGAAGCAAAAATACGCTGATAATATTTACCTCTTTTCTCATCCGTGAGGAGGCGCTGTCCATTTAGCAGCTCCGCAGAAAGATTAATTGTGGTTAGTGGCGTGCGGAATTCATGGGAAACGGCGGAGATAAAACCGGTCTTGAGCTGGTTGAGTTCCTTCTCCGCTTGCAGAGCCCTAATAATATCTGCTTCTGCCTGTTTGCGATCGCTAATATCCCTTGCCTCTGCG
The sequence above is a segment of the Pseudanabaena sp. PCC 7367 genome. Coding sequences within it:
- a CDS encoding sensor histidine kinase, whose translation is MSSTPITILLVEDSPSDALLWRRALQNLIPDGQVEHAPTMAAAIDFLAREDINFDVVLLDLSLPDSDGLDTINAINAHAPATPVVVLTSDDSDETALRALNVGVQDYLVKGQIIPKLLERTIRYAIERSQFLNQLRASEEKFRGAFDQTFQSMFLLSPTGIIRAANQKALNFCCASLAAVLGLKLWDLRFWQDNRVYQDWLEDAVRSVAKGGFVRDEVQLLDGDGQQVWVDFSLKPLQDEQHRVQMLIAEARDISDRKQAEADIIRALQAEKELNQLKTGFISAVSHEFRTPLTTINLSAELLNGQRLLTDEKRGKYYQRIFASVSEMVNMLDDLLLLNKAEAKALHYQPKPLKLGDFCQELVDSFQMSLGDRNPIQLMGEFNNSIVEMDENLIRHILSNLISNAAKYSPKNHSVNLTLHCYEDKANFVVEDQGIGISEADLPRLFEAFYRSKNVGNIKGTGLGLAIVKKCVELHGGKIEVESEVGVGTKFSIVLPTQAIKSLSNPKTEPEYLL